Proteins encoded by one window of Monoglobus pectinilyticus:
- a CDS encoding DEAD/DEAH box helicase, producing the protein MELRPYQQEAEKAVFAKWKKGNKRTLLVLPTGTGKTIVFAKITERCVKNGERVLILAHRAELLEQAADKIKKVTGLKCAVEKAEESCIGSWYRIVVGSVQTMMRQKRLNQFDTDYFDTIIIDEAHHCISDSYQKVIDYFNEAKLLGVTATPDRGDMKNLGKVFESMAYEYSLSLAIKEGFLSPIKAQTIPLKLDLTEVGTQAGDFKTSDLGTALEPYLYQIADEMKKYCDGRKTVVFLPLVKTSQKFCNILNENGFKAAEINGNSDNRSEILNDFNSGKYNVICNSMLLTEGWDCPSVDCVVVLRPTKVRSLYCQMVGRGTRLSPETGKTELLILDFLWHTERHELCRPAHLICENEEVAQKMTENLEASGCPIDIEEAEVQASEDVVVQREEALAKQLSEMKKRKRKLVDPIQFEMSIQAEDLSGYVPAFGWEMSPPTDKQKNALEKLGIMPDEIENSGKAAKILDRLEKRKNEGLTTPKQIRCLEQKGFKHVGTWQFEAASKLIARISANGWRVPNGINPATFNPELGA; encoded by the coding sequence ATGGAATTAAGACCATATCAACAAGAAGCTGAAAAGGCAGTATTTGCCAAATGGAAAAAAGGGAATAAAAGAACTTTGCTAGTATTACCTACAGGCACCGGTAAAACTATTGTATTTGCAAAGATAACTGAAAGATGTGTAAAGAATGGCGAGCGAGTTCTTATACTCGCTCATCGAGCCGAACTATTGGAACAAGCAGCGGATAAAATTAAAAAAGTAACTGGGCTAAAATGTGCGGTTGAAAAGGCAGAAGAAAGTTGTATAGGCAGCTGGTATCGTATAGTTGTTGGCTCTGTTCAAACAATGATGCGTCAGAAACGTCTTAACCAATTTGATACAGACTACTTTGACACTATAATTATTGATGAAGCACATCATTGTATATCAGACAGTTACCAAAAAGTGATAGATTATTTTAATGAAGCAAAATTATTGGGAGTAACAGCTACGCCTGACAGAGGTGATATGAAAAATCTTGGTAAGGTTTTTGAGAGCATGGCATATGAATATTCATTATCATTAGCAATTAAGGAAGGATTTTTATCACCAATTAAAGCTCAAACAATTCCTTTAAAACTTGATTTAACAGAAGTGGGAACACAGGCCGGAGATTTTAAAACAAGCGATTTAGGTACAGCACTTGAGCCATATCTATATCAGATTGCGGATGAAATGAAAAAATATTGTGATGGGCGAAAGACAGTAGTTTTTTTGCCGCTAGTAAAAACCAGTCAAAAGTTTTGCAATATTTTGAATGAAAATGGTTTTAAGGCTGCAGAAATAAATGGAAATAGTGATAATAGGTCAGAGATTTTAAACGATTTTAATTCAGGCAAATATAATGTTATTTGCAATTCCATGTTGCTTACAGAAGGCTGGGACTGTCCCAGTGTAGATTGTGTTGTTGTATTAAGGCCAACTAAGGTACGTAGTTTATATTGCCAAATGGTAGGCAGGGGAACACGTTTATCACCTGAAACCGGTAAAACTGAATTGTTAATACTTGATTTCCTTTGGCACACTGAACGACATGAACTTTGTAGACCGGCTCATCTAATATGCGAAAATGAAGAAGTTGCTCAAAAAATGACTGAAAATCTTGAAGCTTCAGGCTGTCCGATTGATATAGAAGAAGCAGAAGTTCAAGCCAGTGAAGATGTTGTTGTGCAGCGTGAAGAAGCTCTTGCTAAGCAGTTGTCGGAAATGAAAAAGAGAAAACGCAAATTAGTGGACCCTATACAATTTGAAATGAGTATACAAGCAGAAGATTTATCAGGGTATGTTCCGGCATTTGGCTGGGAAATGTCACCGCCAACGGACAAGCAGAAAAACGCACTCGAAAAGCTGGGTATTATGCCTGATGAAATTGAAAACTCCGGTAAAGCTGCGAAAATTTTAGACAGACTTGAGAAACGTAAAAATGAAGGACTGACAACGCCAAAACAAATTAGATGCTTAGAG